A genomic stretch from Chryseobacterium sp. SNU WT5 includes:
- a CDS encoding glycosyltransferase, protein MPSISIIIAIYNRKDELFELLNSLSHQTDKDFEVIIVDDGSILNLRPTAELFHESLTIEFFRKDNSGPGLSRNYGARRAKNDWLVFVDSDVIVESNYIQNIKKNISEISCDAFGGADKAHKGFNLMQKAISYSMTSVFTTGGIRGNKKAVTKFQPRSFNMGVRKSAFEKVGGFSEMRIGEDPDLSMRLWENGFTTAFFDDIGVYHKRRVDFGKFSKQVYQFGCARPILNQRHPKYVKISFAFPSIFLIGYFLGFIEYFFFHKGAILGLYGLYTFVIFFHALYQTRNVSIAAMAIIATYIQMFSYGYGFLKSWILLNVFRKKPEDAFPSHFHKP, encoded by the coding sequence ATGCCGTCAATCTCAATCATTATCGCTATTTATAACCGAAAAGACGAACTTTTCGAGTTGCTCAACTCCTTATCGCATCAAACCGATAAAGATTTTGAGGTGATTATTGTGGATGACGGTTCTATTCTAAATTTACGTCCAACTGCTGAATTATTTCACGAAAGTTTAACGATTGAGTTTTTTCGCAAAGATAATTCCGGTCCTGGATTATCACGTAATTATGGAGCCAGAAGAGCTAAGAATGACTGGCTGGTTTTTGTCGATTCCGATGTGATTGTTGAATCCAATTATATCCAAAATATTAAGAAGAACATTTCCGAAATTTCGTGCGATGCTTTTGGTGGTGCCGACAAAGCTCACAAAGGCTTCAATCTGATGCAGAAAGCAATATCCTATTCTATGACGTCCGTTTTTACAACTGGTGGGATCAGAGGGAACAAGAAAGCAGTTACCAAATTTCAACCACGAAGTTTCAATATGGGCGTTCGGAAATCTGCATTTGAAAAAGTTGGTGGTTTTTCAGAAATGCGTATTGGTGAGGATCCAGACCTTTCCATGCGACTTTGGGAGAATGGCTTTACAACAGCGTTCTTTGATGATATTGGCGTATATCATAAACGGAGAGTAGATTTCGGGAAGTTTTCGAAACAGGTATATCAGTTCGGTTGTGCACGACCAATTCTTAATCAGCGACACCCAAAATATGTGAAGATTTCCTTCGCCTTTCCATCGATTTTTTTAATTGGCTACTTCCTCGGATTTATTGAGTATTTTTTCTTTCATAAGGGAGCTATATTGGGCTTATACGGACTTTATACCTTTGTTATTTTCTTTCATGCCTTATACCAAACCAGAAATGTCAGCATCGCTGCGATGGCGATTATTGCAACCTATATTCAAATGTTTTCCTATGGTTACGGATTCTTAAAATCCTGGATTTTATTGAATGTTTTTCGCAAGAAACCTGAAGATGCATTTCCTTCTCATTTCCATAAACCATAG
- a CDS encoding recombinase, with protein sequence MAFSFRHKEDFNSILTKYFSFRNETKSLDPLMEMLQSIRISNFQHVLEFLKENREITDNLGYYIRNIFDGKPFNLSLTEANILSENAFYPELKKRLLDSILPNVENEDTIWYIVDTVSVRPKVDLAFFSRLSDDEINEIFTLLKIDNLSIKTTVKNELLFSLNILAWRIIGNAMDVQVVNMAPEYRNFDNPFLAMQNEIDLLNHSFRDDPQFQLDSKSVNYKQIKVYMQQCLDFVALAFKNSSRYGISSKINQSLLKIRQQLERMSDILSVMVFDKEEDVLKNSKKLFFKILEYKSHKNNLVELFSDSTTLKSHLITNHTAETGSHYITSSKKDYLNMFLRSSGGGVIVGALCVLKLLYGYIPGSDFSHAFLYAFNYAMGFVMIYLMNYVLATKQPAMTAATMAKVLSEGENTKKNYVDFAHLVSRLFRSQFIAFMGNVLLAFPIALMIIYGMDVFFAQNFAAEKSAKMLNELDPFQSKAIFHACIAGFFLFISGIIAGNVANSSVFYHIPKRIEKNPFLNYFFAQSVAKGLSKYYAKNWAGIISNFWFGVFLGVIGPVGLFFGLDLDIRHITFASGNFALGLYGADFSVTAKTFWIAFFTVFLIGFFNFAVSFGLSMILAFRSRKVNFGEVKEIYREIINYFMKNPLRFFLPIRSSLDTSTQEMVENTVVIKPEDQ encoded by the coding sequence ATGGCATTTAGTTTTAGACATAAAGAGGATTTCAATTCTATCTTAACCAAATATTTCAGTTTCAGAAATGAGACGAAGTCTTTGGATCCATTAATGGAAATGTTGCAAAGTATAAGAATAAGTAATTTTCAGCACGTTCTAGAATTTTTAAAAGAGAACAGGGAGATTACTGATAATCTTGGCTATTATATCCGGAATATTTTTGATGGTAAACCTTTTAATTTATCATTGACAGAAGCAAATATTCTTTCTGAAAATGCTTTTTATCCCGAACTGAAGAAAAGACTCCTAGACTCTATTTTGCCTAATGTCGAAAATGAAGATACCATCTGGTATATTGTTGATACCGTTTCTGTTAGACCAAAAGTTGATTTGGCTTTTTTTAGCAGATTGAGTGATGATGAAATCAATGAGATTTTTACATTATTGAAAATTGATAATTTAAGTATTAAAACTACAGTCAAAAATGAGTTACTATTTTCCTTAAATATTCTTGCCTGGCGTATTATTGGTAACGCGATGGATGTGCAGGTCGTAAATATGGCACCAGAATATAGGAATTTTGACAATCCATTCTTAGCCATGCAGAATGAAATTGATCTGCTGAATCATAGTTTTAGAGACGATCCACAATTTCAACTGGATTCTAAAAGTGTGAATTATAAACAAATTAAGGTTTATATGCAGCAATGCTTGGATTTTGTCGCTCTTGCTTTTAAAAACAGCTCTAGATATGGTATATCCAGTAAAATTAATCAGTCACTATTAAAAATCCGGCAGCAGTTAGAAAGAATGTCAGATATTCTTTCAGTGATGGTTTTTGATAAAGAGGAGGATGTTTTAAAAAACTCTAAAAAACTCTTTTTTAAAATATTAGAATATAAATCACATAAAAATAACCTTGTTGAGCTTTTTTCTGACAGTACCACGCTGAAATCACATTTAATAACCAACCATACTGCAGAAACAGGATCACATTACATTACCTCTTCAAAAAAGGATTACTTGAATATGTTTTTGCGATCCAGTGGTGGTGGAGTGATCGTAGGAGCTTTGTGTGTGCTCAAATTATTGTATGGCTATATTCCTGGCAGTGATTTTTCACATGCGTTCCTGTATGCCTTCAATTACGCAATGGGATTCGTTATGATTTATTTAATGAATTACGTTCTGGCTACGAAACAGCCAGCGATGACCGCTGCTACAATGGCAAAAGTTCTGTCGGAAGGAGAGAATACGAAGAAGAATTATGTGGACTTTGCCCATTTGGTTTCAAGGCTTTTCAGATCACAATTTATCGCATTTATGGGTAATGTGCTCTTGGCATTTCCAATTGCTTTAATGATTATATACGGAATGGATGTGTTTTTTGCACAAAATTTTGCCGCTGAAAAGTCTGCAAAGATGCTTAATGAGCTGGATCCGTTTCAATCAAAAGCGATATTTCACGCTTGTATTGCTGGCTTCTTTCTTTTTATTTCCGGTATTATTGCAGGAAATGTAGCAAATAGCTCGGTGTTTTATCACATCCCTAAAAGAATTGAAAAGAATCCATTTTTAAATTATTTTTTTGCACAATCAGTAGCAAAAGGATTATCTAAATATTATGCAAAAAACTGGGCCGGGATTATCTCTAACTTCTGGTTCGGTGTATTTCTTGGAGTCATTGGGCCTGTCGGACTTTTCTTCGGTCTTGATTTAGATATCCGACACATTACTTTTGCCTCAGGAAATTTTGCATTAGGTTTATATGGCGCGGATTTTTCAGTCACTGCCAAAACATTCTGGATCGCTTTTTTTACTGTTTTTCTAATAGGATTTTTCAACTTTGCGGTAAGTTTTGGACTTTCAATGATTTTGGCATTCCGATCCAGGAAAGTTAATTTTGGCGAAGTAAAAGAAATTTATCGGGAGATTATCAACTATTTTATGAAGAACCCTCTGCGATTCTTCTTGCCGATCCGATCAAGCTTAGATACAAGTACGCAGGAAATGGTAGAAAATACAGTGGTTATAAAACCAGAAGACCAATAA
- a CDS encoding ABC transporter substrate-binding protein: MKSTFFTFLSFFLLFSCKKENATPSNDWQIVSENVQFKEDVATFYLKSGKFNYRIPTNQLPFKKVILLNASLVGYFTELNLEQRIIGISSPEYVYAEKVHQLIQDGSIQNVGNDQKYDLEKIIALKPDAIFTNYIPSFENTYDLIKKNGIEVIFLDEYLEHNPLEKSKYLLVFGKLFNSEKKAISTLEGIQKSYDSLKNKAKASQKKPIVLANEMYGNQWFLPGGESSLARFISDANATYINADNPDTKAIPMSFEEVFTKSQKAEYWVNIGNHQNKKELLQINPNYTKLPVFNEGKLYTIDRKSQGKSNDYFESGVVRADIVLKDYIKIFHPDLLSDYKLTYFKELN, encoded by the coding sequence ATGAAATCTACTTTTTTTACATTTTTATCGTTTTTTCTTCTTTTTTCATGTAAAAAAGAAAATGCTACCCCCTCAAATGACTGGCAAATTGTTTCTGAAAATGTGCAATTTAAAGAAGATGTTGCTACTTTTTATTTAAAATCAGGGAAGTTTAATTACCGTATTCCGACAAATCAACTTCCTTTTAAGAAAGTGATCTTGTTGAACGCAAGTTTGGTTGGGTATTTTACCGAACTTAATTTGGAGCAAAGAATTATTGGCATTTCCAGTCCGGAATATGTTTATGCAGAGAAAGTTCATCAATTGATACAAGATGGAAGCATCCAAAATGTGGGTAATGATCAAAAATATGATTTAGAGAAAATTATAGCGTTGAAACCTGATGCGATTTTTACAAATTATATTCCTAGTTTCGAGAACACTTATGATTTGATTAAAAAAAACGGGATCGAAGTTATTTTTCTTGACGAATATCTGGAACATAATCCTCTCGAAAAATCGAAGTATCTACTAGTTTTCGGAAAATTATTTAATAGTGAAAAGAAAGCAATCTCTACATTAGAAGGAATTCAAAAAAGTTATGATTCTCTAAAAAATAAGGCAAAAGCTTCACAGAAAAAACCAATCGTTCTTGCGAATGAAATGTATGGCAATCAATGGTTTTTACCAGGAGGAGAATCTAGTTTAGCAAGATTTATTTCAGATGCAAATGCAACATACATTAATGCTGATAATCCAGACACGAAAGCAATTCCTATGAGCTTTGAAGAAGTTTTTACTAAAAGCCAAAAAGCGGAATATTGGGTAAATATTGGTAATCATCAAAATAAAAAGGAATTATTACAAATTAATCCTAACTATACTAAACTTCCGGTTTTTAATGAGGGGAAGTTGTATACAATTGACCGGAAATCACAAGGGAAATCCAATGATTATTTTGAAAGTGGAGTCGTTCGTGCCGATATTGTACTAAAGGACTATATCAAAATTTTTCACCCGGATTTACTTAGTGATTATAAATTGACTTATTTTAAAGAATTGAATTAA
- the prmA gene encoding 50S ribosomal protein L11 methyltransferase: MQNYLEFNFKIEPLQPWNEILMAELIEIGFDSFTEEHDGILGYIQAELFKEQDLKEVHLLQNPEINISYTFKEMPNINWNEEWEKNFSPINIEDQVSIRAEFHDDQNLPHEIIIQPKMSFGTGHHATTYLMIEQMLDMNFENKAVLDMGCGTSVLAIFAKQQGAGKTVAIDIDEWSVENSIENAARNNVELEISQGTAENLGSENYDIILANINRNILISDIPTYVSVLNEGGQLLLSGLCFFDVDDILEVCNEQKLTLKKKIQREEWVSLLLEK; encoded by the coding sequence ATGCAAAACTACTTAGAATTCAATTTTAAAATAGAGCCTTTACAACCCTGGAATGAAATCCTGATGGCAGAACTTATCGAAATTGGTTTCGACAGTTTTACAGAAGAGCACGACGGAATTTTAGGATATATTCAGGCGGAATTATTTAAAGAGCAAGATTTAAAAGAAGTTCATTTGCTTCAAAATCCTGAGATCAACATTTCTTATACATTCAAAGAAATGCCGAATATCAACTGGAATGAAGAGTGGGAAAAAAACTTTTCACCTATAAATATTGAAGATCAAGTTTCCATTCGTGCAGAATTTCATGACGATCAAAACTTACCGCACGAAATCATTATTCAACCAAAAATGTCTTTTGGAACTGGACATCACGCCACAACCTATTTGATGATCGAGCAAATGTTGGACATGAATTTCGAAAACAAAGCGGTCTTGGATATGGGTTGCGGAACTTCAGTTTTAGCCATTTTCGCTAAACAACAAGGTGCTGGGAAAACAGTAGCAATTGATATTGATGAATGGTCCGTAGAAAATTCCATTGAAAACGCAGCAAGAAATAACGTAGAACTCGAAATCTCTCAAGGAACTGCCGAGAACCTAGGAAGTGAGAACTATGATATTATATTGGCGAACATCAACAGAAATATTTTGATCTCCGATATTCCAACTTATGTTTCAGTTTTAAATGAAGGCGGACAATTGCTGCTATCTGGATTATGTTTCTTCGACGTAGATGATATTCTGGAAGTTTGCAACGAACAAAAACTGACATTGAAAAAGAAAATACAGCGGGAAGAATGGGTTTCTTTATTACTGGAGAAATAA
- the mtgA gene encoding monofunctional biosynthetic peptidoglycan transglycosylase, producing MWKKIKKLIFIVILANILFIVWGKFFNPPITITQIGGLIEFGKLKRDYVSYEEMGTNVKKAVIASEDQSFFDHNGFDYKAIEKAMKHNQKGKKIRGGSTISQQTAKNIFLWQGRSWVRKGFEAVYTFIIELVWGKDVILERYLNSIEMGRGVFGVESASKYYFNKSAKDLTKSEAAWIATILPNPKKYDPNNPSAYLNKKHSWIMRQMNNITLK from the coding sequence ATGTGGAAGAAAATTAAGAAACTCATCTTTATCGTCATCCTGGCGAATATTTTGTTTATCGTTTGGGGTAAGTTTTTCAATCCACCCATAACCATCACGCAAATTGGTGGCTTAATTGAATTTGGAAAACTAAAAAGAGACTATGTATCCTATGAGGAAATGGGAACTAATGTGAAAAAAGCAGTCATTGCCTCCGAAGATCAAAGCTTTTTTGATCATAATGGTTTCGATTATAAAGCCATAGAAAAGGCAATGAAGCATAATCAGAAAGGTAAAAAGATCCGTGGTGGAAGTACGATCTCGCAACAAACTGCAAAAAATATTTTTCTGTGGCAAGGTCGAAGCTGGGTCCGGAAGGGTTTTGAAGCGGTTTATACTTTTATTATTGAGCTGGTTTGGGGCAAAGATGTGATTTTAGAAAGGTATTTGAATTCCATTGAAATGGGGCGTGGTGTGTTTGGTGTGGAATCTGCCTCAAAATATTATTTTAATAAGAGTGCTAAAGATTTGACCAAGAGCGAAGCAGCCTGGATAGCTACTATCTTACCAAATCCTAAGAAATATGATCCTAATAATCCTTCCGCATATTTGAATAAGAAGCATTCTTGGATCATGAGACAAATGAATAATATTACCTTGAAATAA
- the recF gene encoding DNA replication/repair protein RecF (All proteins in this family for which functions are known are DNA-binding proteins that assist the filamentation of RecA onto DNA for the initiation of recombination or recombinational repair.) has product MIIKKLSLINFKNHHERNFELSPQINCFVGNNGIGKTNILDALHYLSVAKNFLGNKDLSNIKVGEDFFAIEGIVDDGEKENTIKVQQPKEAKKIIKKNDKTYDRISDHIGFLPSVIISPYDSNLISDSGESRRKFLDAMISQTDSDYLFNLIQYQKTVQQRNALLKDFAKNRYFDNDSLEIYNEPLIKYGTIIFEKRKEFTESMVPLIQNYYEIISKANEKVSVIYESDLKEQTFEQLLKANFEKDRILTYTSKGSHKDDLLFEMNGFSMKKTASQGQQKSFLIALKLSQMVRIKDLTGKTPILLLDDIFDKLDDSRVSQLIMLVNQEHFGQIFITDTSKERTENIVRRINEESKIFEL; this is encoded by the coding sequence ATGATCATTAAAAAACTATCCCTTATCAACTTTAAAAATCATCATGAAAGAAACTTTGAGTTGTCCCCCCAAATTAATTGTTTTGTAGGTAATAATGGTATTGGAAAAACAAATATCCTCGATGCACTCCATTATCTTTCCGTTGCGAAAAATTTTCTCGGAAATAAGGATTTAAGTAATATCAAAGTTGGTGAAGATTTTTTTGCCATTGAAGGAATCGTTGATGATGGAGAGAAAGAAAACACAATTAAAGTTCAACAGCCTAAGGAGGCTAAGAAAATCATTAAAAAAAATGATAAGACTTACGATAGGATTTCGGATCATATCGGTTTTTTACCCAGCGTAATTATCTCCCCATATGATTCTAACTTGATATCCGATTCAGGAGAAAGTCGTCGTAAATTTCTGGATGCTATGATTTCTCAAACAGATTCAGATTATCTTTTCAATTTAATTCAATACCAGAAAACCGTTCAGCAGCGAAATGCGTTGTTAAAAGATTTTGCTAAGAATAGATATTTTGATAATGACAGTTTGGAAATTTACAATGAACCTTTAATTAAATATGGAACAATAATTTTTGAGAAAAGAAAAGAATTTACAGAATCGATGGTTCCCTTAATTCAAAATTACTATGAAATTATCTCCAAAGCAAATGAAAAGGTTTCAGTAATCTATGAATCTGATCTTAAGGAACAAACTTTTGAGCAGTTGCTAAAAGCTAATTTCGAAAAAGACCGTATTTTAACATATACTTCTAAAGGAAGTCATAAAGATGATCTGCTTTTTGAAATGAATGGGTTCTCTATGAAGAAAACTGCAAGTCAAGGTCAGCAAAAATCTTTCCTTATCGCTTTGAAATTGTCACAGATGGTTAGAATTAAAGATTTGACAGGTAAAACCCCTATCCTATTATTAGATGATATCTTTGATAAGTTAGATGATTCCAGAGTTTCTCAATTGATTATGTTGGTTAATCAAGAACATTTCGGTCAAATTTTTATTACCGATACGAGCAAGGAAAGAACTGAAAATATAGTTCGAAGAATTAATGAAGAAAGTAAAATTTTTGAATTATGA
- a CDS encoding lactonase family protein — MKKISSFLILLFSFINLFAQNTYVFLGSFNRDKNTDGIYVYQLNTDTGKLIKVITVKNILNPSFLTLSPDGNYVYACTESKTLNGGKVSSFKFDPANKKLTFINSQKSGGENPVYLTAHKNGKWLINANYSEGSISVYPISENGTIEPFVQNFHFEEGSIDPHRQERSHIHAAVFSPKFDYVFFPDLGADKIRVYSFDNEKTQPLEIAEPPFMATTLGSGPRHFTFHPNEKFAYCIEELTATIEAYHYESGMLRKIQKINSHSDRHTDNFESSDIHISPDGKFLYASNRGSENIISIFEIQKEGTLKKVGVQSTLGKHPRVFGMDESGNFLIATNSVSGDVVVFKRNAQNGLLKRVGKKLKIYGVSCVKIRKY; from the coding sequence TTGAAAAAAATAAGCTCCTTTTTAATTCTGCTATTCTCCTTTATTAATTTATTCGCTCAAAATACTTACGTCTTTTTGGGTTCATTTAACAGAGACAAAAATACCGATGGAATTTACGTGTATCAATTAAATACAGACACCGGAAAACTTATCAAAGTAATTACCGTAAAAAATATTCTTAATCCCTCTTTTCTAACTTTATCGCCAGATGGAAATTATGTTTATGCCTGTACAGAAAGCAAAACGCTAAATGGTGGAAAAGTAAGTAGTTTTAAATTTGATCCGGCAAATAAAAAACTCACCTTTATCAACAGTCAAAAGAGTGGCGGAGAAAATCCCGTTTATCTTACGGCTCATAAAAATGGGAAATGGCTTATTAATGCCAATTATTCAGAAGGAAGTATTTCGGTTTATCCCATTTCAGAAAATGGAACAATTGAACCATTTGTTCAAAATTTTCATTTTGAAGAAGGAAGTATCGATCCTCACCGCCAGGAAAGATCACATATTCATGCAGCGGTTTTTTCACCCAAATTCGATTATGTATTTTTTCCAGATCTTGGAGCAGATAAGATCCGAGTCTATTCCTTTGATAACGAAAAAACACAACCTTTGGAAATTGCAGAACCACCTTTTATGGCAACGACTTTAGGAAGTGGGCCCCGACATTTTACTTTTCATCCCAACGAAAAATTCGCTTATTGTATCGAGGAATTAACAGCGACAATTGAAGCGTATCACTATGAAAGCGGCATGTTAAGAAAAATTCAGAAAATAAATTCCCACTCTGACCGACATACAGACAATTTCGAAAGTTCAGATATTCATATTTCTCCGGATGGGAAATTTCTATACGCTTCAAATCGTGGGTCCGAAAATATTATTTCAATATTTGAAATTCAAAAAGAGGGCACTTTAAAAAAAGTCGGCGTTCAGTCGACGCTAGGTAAACATCCGCGCGTATTTGGAATGGACGAATCCGGTAATTTTCTGATCGCTACCAATTCTGTGAGTGGAGATGTGGTTGTATTTAAAAGAAATGCACAAAATGGTCTGTTGAAAAGAGTCGGTAAAAAATTAAAAATATACGGAGTTTCCTGTGTGAAAATCAGAAAGTATTGA